A window of the Lolium perenne isolate Kyuss_39 chromosome 7, Kyuss_2.0, whole genome shotgun sequence genome harbors these coding sequences:
- the LOC139833817 gene encoding uncharacterized protein — MAQLLRLMMEDREAARAERQANLATLQHLAQLATGNANNNNGGNGNGDPRSKLKDFQSTNPPVFSKCTEPLDADDWLRTIENNLEVAGVGIDEKNVKAMQVEGHVIDWEEFKAKFRKTHIPSGLIKLMKDKFMNLRQGSMSVVDYLEKFTTLSRYAPEDTNTEEKKKDHFLNGLHDELQSILVAVPYPDLESLVDASIMVESKRKNAFENRKRKAMMLQVNSSTQQPRSLPPPMPAPQQLWIPPPAPRPNSLNQNPNYNRQNHTVRKTPQWMLRLRTTGSLL; from the exons ATGGCGCAACTTCTGCGCCTTATGATGGAAGACCGTGAGGCAGCCCGTGCGGAGCGCCAAGCTAACCTTGCTACCCTTCAGCACCTCGCTCAGCTTGCTACCGGAAACGCCAACAACAACAATGGCGGCAACGGAAATGGAGACCCCCGCTCTAAGCTGAAAGATTTCCAGAGCACCAACCCTCCCGTCTTCTCCAAGTGCactgaacccctcgacgccgatgattggcttcgcaccatTGAGAACAACCTGGAGGTTGCTGGAGTCGGCATTgatgagaag AATGTCAAAGCCATGCAAGTTGAAGGACACGTCATCGACTGGGAAGAATTCAAGGCCAAGTTCCGCAAGACCCATATTCCATCTGGTCTGATCAAGCTCATGAAGGACAAGTTCATGAACCTGAGGCAAGGAAGTATGTCTGTGGTGGATTACCTAGAAAAATTCACCACCCTGTCTAGGTATGCTCCTGAAGATACCAACaccgaagagaagaagaaggaccaCTTTCTGAACGGTCTGCACGATGAGCTGCAAAGTATCTTGGTAGCTGTCCCATATCCCGACCTTGAGTCTCTAGTGGATGCTTCCATCATGGTTGAGAGCAAGCGCAAGAATGCATTTGAGAATCGCAAGCGCAAGGCAATGATGCTGCAAGTCAACTCTAGCACTCAGCAACCCCGCAGTCTGCCCCCACCTATGCCGGCGCCCCAGCAACTGTGGATCCCTCCCCCTGCACCACGTCCCAACAGCCTCAACCAAAATCCCAACTACAACCGCCAGAACCACACTGTCCGCAAAACCCCCCAATGGATGCTACGCCTGCGGACAACCGGATCATTACTCTAA